A genomic window from Natrinema sp. HArc-T2 includes:
- the mre11 gene encoding DNA double-strand break repair protein Mre11 gives MTRVIHTGDTHIGYQQYNSPERRQDFLEAFRSVVEDAVADDIDAVVHAGDLFHDRRPSLVDLQGTIDVLRTLSDAGVPFLAVVGNHESKRDAQWLDLFADLGLATRLGADPVVVGDAAFYGLDFVPRSRRDDLEYAFDPVPEEADHATLVSHGLFEPFAHADWDTEVVLEESTVDFDAVLLGDNHAPDTAEVRDTWVTYCGSTERASASEREDRGYNIVDFEESVAISRRGLTDTREFVFVDVDLAEGEGIDRVQERVRQHDLEEAVVIVTIEGEGRPITPAAIEELAIDRGALVARVNDRRELPDEDDEVSVSFANPDDAVRERVRELGLSDAAREIDEAVRNSDLADANVRETVERRVRELLEDDRSAFEPAPEREPGDEDVTTVADHLADEADPEADSTGTSAGGTGEGTEPTADTAESTTDDAGEADETADADTASLGDFA, from the coding sequence ATGACGCGGGTTATCCATACGGGCGATACCCACATCGGGTACCAGCAGTACAACTCGCCCGAGCGACGACAGGACTTTCTCGAGGCGTTCCGCTCGGTCGTCGAGGACGCCGTCGCCGACGACATCGACGCGGTGGTCCACGCCGGCGACCTCTTTCACGACCGTCGACCGAGTCTGGTCGATCTGCAGGGCACGATCGACGTCCTCCGGACGCTCTCCGACGCCGGGGTTCCCTTTCTCGCCGTCGTCGGCAACCACGAATCGAAACGCGACGCCCAGTGGCTCGATCTCTTCGCGGATCTCGGGCTGGCGACGAGACTCGGTGCTGACCCGGTCGTCGTCGGCGACGCTGCCTTCTACGGTCTGGACTTCGTCCCCCGCTCGCGCCGGGACGACCTCGAGTACGCGTTCGATCCGGTCCCCGAGGAAGCCGACCACGCGACGCTGGTGAGCCACGGCCTCTTCGAACCCTTCGCCCACGCCGACTGGGACACCGAGGTCGTCCTCGAGGAATCGACGGTCGATTTCGATGCTGTCCTGTTGGGCGACAACCACGCGCCTGACACTGCCGAGGTCCGCGACACCTGGGTCACCTACTGCGGCTCGACCGAACGGGCAAGCGCCAGTGAGCGCGAAGACCGAGGCTACAACATCGTCGACTTCGAGGAGTCGGTCGCGATCAGTCGCCGCGGGCTCACCGACACCCGCGAGTTCGTCTTCGTCGACGTCGACCTCGCCGAGGGCGAGGGAATCGACCGCGTGCAGGAACGCGTCCGCCAGCACGACCTCGAGGAGGCGGTCGTCATCGTCACGATCGAGGGTGAGGGTCGTCCGATCACGCCTGCGGCGATCGAGGAACTCGCGATCGACCGCGGGGCGCTCGTCGCCCGCGTCAACGACCGCCGGGAACTCCCCGACGAGGACGACGAGGTGTCGGTCAGCTTCGCAAACCCAGATGACGCCGTTCGCGAGCGGGTGCGCGAACTGGGGCTCAGCGATGCCGCCCGCGAGATCGACGAGGCCGTCCGGAACAGTGACCTCGCCGACGCGAACGTCCGCGAGACCGTCGAACGACGGGTTCGCGAGTTGCTCGAGGACGACCGATCGGCCTTCGAGCCCGCGCCGGAGCGCGAACCGGGCGACGAGGACGTAACGACGGTCGCCGACCACCTCGCCGACGAGGCCGACCCCGAAGCCGATTCGACTGGCACCAGCGCTGGTGGTACGGGCGAAGGCACCGAGCCGACAGCCGACACAGCCGAAAGCACGACCGACGACGCCGGCGAGGCCGACGAGACTGCCGACGCCGACACCGCTTCGCTGGGTGATTTCGCATGA
- the rad50 gene encoding DNA double-strand break repair ATPase Rad50: protein MRVDRVRLLNFKCYGDADLTLERGVTVVHGVNGSGKSTLLEAVFFALYGSKALDDRTLDDVITTGEDESEVELWFTHDGREYHVERRLKLRGDRATTTKCVLETPTETIEGARDVRREVTELLRMDAEAFVNCAYVRQGEVNKLIHASPSDRQDMIDDLLQLGALEDYRERASDARLGVKTVLDGQRDVLDNIQQQVEEKETQDLHTQLNELESRRADLTEEIDHYETQREQARETLETAEDVLERYEETREEIVTLEDEIEDLQSKIADTEREREDASDEISEHRTRREALADERADLLETVGFETTDPDDAVIKTRIEELDARDEDLRDDLEDVRVTITEGTNEIERLRTEADDLEAQAEAAREDADDLTARIEDDEETIADREAKLEDLDAEIADARAAFDDAPVDFGTSESHLESLKADREELSAAINDITADIRTAENAIEEGERLLEEGKCPECGQPVEDSPHVDVLDDRRAERDELATERDELEAERDELDERIDRAEALLEAERRVDRLEDNRENVEQLLAEKRDSVADRRDQRDQLRADADEYETEAEAKRAAADEREAEVADARAAIGELNTKRGELKETIQTLERISEITDVRATLETEIDRLRERITDWEEINEERRETLSAKRERKRDLESEFDDERVETAREDKRNAEQYIEQVDEKLADLESERDEVQGAIGSVDEKLAELERLRERLERVEAQCKHLESLYGEAETLQTTYGELRAELRQRNVETLERLLNETFDLVYQNDSYAAIDLDGDYRLTVYQKDGEALEPEQLSGGERALFNLSLRCAIYRLLAEGVEGTAPMPPLILDEPTVFLDSGHVTQLVSLIESMRNDFGVEQIVVVSHDEELVGAADSLVRVEKDATSNRSRLERGEPPEAELLASE from the coding sequence ATGAGAGTCGACCGTGTTCGCCTGCTGAATTTTAAATGCTATGGCGACGCCGATCTCACCCTCGAGCGCGGCGTGACCGTCGTTCACGGCGTCAACGGCAGCGGGAAGTCGACGCTGCTCGAGGCCGTCTTCTTTGCGCTCTACGGTTCGAAGGCCCTCGATGACCGCACGTTAGACGATGTCATCACGACCGGCGAAGACGAAAGCGAGGTCGAACTCTGGTTTACCCACGACGGTCGCGAATATCACGTCGAGCGCCGACTCAAACTCCGCGGTGACCGTGCCACGACGACGAAGTGCGTCCTCGAGACACCGACCGAGACGATCGAGGGGGCCCGCGACGTCCGCCGAGAGGTGACCGAACTCTTGCGAATGGACGCCGAGGCGTTCGTCAACTGCGCGTACGTCCGACAGGGCGAGGTCAACAAGCTCATCCACGCCTCGCCGAGCGACCGCCAGGACATGATCGACGATCTCCTCCAGCTGGGGGCACTCGAGGACTACCGCGAGCGGGCCAGCGACGCCCGACTCGGCGTCAAAACGGTACTCGACGGCCAGCGCGATGTACTCGACAATATCCAACAGCAGGTCGAAGAAAAGGAGACACAGGATCTCCACACACAACTCAACGAACTCGAGTCTCGCCGTGCTGACCTCACCGAGGAGATCGACCACTACGAAACACAGCGCGAGCAGGCCCGGGAGACCCTCGAGACCGCCGAAGACGTCCTCGAGCGCTACGAAGAGACTCGCGAAGAGATCGTCACGCTCGAGGACGAGATCGAGGACCTCCAGTCGAAAATCGCCGATACCGAACGGGAGCGCGAGGACGCGAGCGACGAGATTAGCGAGCACAGAACGCGACGCGAAGCGCTCGCCGACGAGCGTGCCGACCTGCTCGAGACGGTCGGTTTCGAGACGACCGACCCCGACGATGCAGTCATCAAGACCCGAATCGAGGAACTCGACGCACGCGACGAGGACCTCCGTGACGATCTCGAGGATGTCCGGGTGACGATCACGGAGGGGACAAACGAGATCGAGCGACTGCGCACGGAGGCCGACGACCTCGAGGCGCAGGCCGAAGCCGCCCGAGAAGACGCCGACGACCTCACAGCGCGAATCGAGGACGACGAGGAGACGATTGCCGACCGGGAAGCGAAACTCGAGGACCTCGACGCGGAGATCGCGGACGCACGGGCGGCATTCGACGACGCTCCCGTCGACTTCGGGACGAGCGAATCTCACCTCGAGTCTCTCAAAGCCGACCGCGAGGAGTTGAGCGCAGCGATCAACGACATCACCGCGGACATCCGGACCGCCGAGAACGCGATCGAAGAGGGCGAACGGCTGCTCGAGGAAGGCAAATGTCCGGAGTGTGGCCAGCCCGTCGAGGACTCGCCACACGTCGACGTGCTGGACGATCGCCGGGCGGAGCGTGACGAGTTAGCGACCGAACGCGACGAACTCGAGGCCGAGCGCGACGAGTTAGACGAACGGATCGACCGCGCCGAGGCCTTACTCGAGGCCGAGCGACGGGTCGACCGGCTCGAGGACAACCGCGAGAACGTCGAACAGTTACTCGCCGAGAAACGCGACAGCGTTGCGGACCGGCGCGACCAGCGCGACCAGCTGCGAGCGGACGCCGACGAGTACGAGACCGAGGCCGAGGCGAAGCGAGCCGCCGCCGACGAACGCGAAGCCGAGGTGGCTGACGCACGGGCAGCCATCGGCGAACTCAACACCAAGCGCGGGGAACTCAAGGAGACGATCCAGACGCTCGAGCGGATCTCTGAGATCACCGACGTGCGAGCCACGCTCGAAACCGAGATCGACCGGCTTCGCGAGCGCATCACGGACTGGGAGGAGATCAACGAGGAGCGTCGCGAGACCCTCTCGGCGAAACGCGAACGCAAGCGCGATCTCGAGTCCGAATTCGACGACGAGCGAGTCGAAACCGCCCGAGAGGACAAGCGAAACGCCGAGCAGTACATCGAGCAGGTCGACGAGAAACTCGCCGACCTCGAGTCCGAGCGCGACGAGGTACAGGGGGCGATTGGCAGCGTCGACGAGAAACTCGCCGAACTCGAGCGACTTCGCGAGCGCTTAGAGCGCGTCGAGGCCCAGTGTAAGCACCTCGAGTCGCTGTATGGAGAAGCTGAGACGCTCCAAACGACCTACGGCGAGTTGCGGGCGGAACTGCGCCAGCGCAACGTCGAGACCTTGGAACGGCTGCTCAACGAGACGTTCGACCTAGTCTATCAGAACGACTCCTACGCGGCGATCGATCTCGACGGCGACTACCGGCTGACGGTCTATCAGAAAGACGGCGAAGCCTTAGAGCCCGAGCAACTCTCGGGTGGCGAGCGGGCACTCTTTAATCTCAGCCTGCGGTGTGCGATCTACCGGCTGCTGGCCGAAGGGGTCGAGGGAACCGCGCCGATGCCGCCGCTCATCCTCGACGAGCCGACGGTCTTCCTCGATTCGGGTCACGTCACCCAACTCGTCTCGCTGATCGAATCGATGCGCAACGACTTCGGTGTCGAACAGATCGTCGTCGTCAGCCACGACGAGGAACTCGTCGGGGCGGCCGATTCGCTCGTCCGCGTCGAGAAGGATGCGACGTCGAACCGCTCGCGACTCGAGCGCGGCGAGCCCCCGGAGGCGGAACTCCTCGCGTCGGAGTGA
- a CDS encoding DNA-directed DNA polymerase, with the protein MTEAGQTGLTDFGDESDDSDDRPAEEAVAVAGNGGTDAAEVIDVLEETLPEPEGDLELAVMQVDYTIAGYGDEERPIMHVFGRTPDGELEHVQVVGFKPYFYAPTDTLERPPEEAYDRLTGSREFDHDGEPYESIRGEKLTKIFGQTPRDVGQVRDDFDHYEADILFPNRFLIDKDVRSGIRVPERRADDDSLVVPHDEVEAADVDADPRINTFDIEVDDRSGFPEDGEEPIVCLTSHDSYRDEYVMWLYEAPIGDGPIPGEIDDYEPIEGVIDHEVRSFAEEEAMLEAFIEYIDATDPDILTGWNFEDFDAPYFLDRLEELAGPHHEYDLSIDRLSRVDEVWRSNWGGPDIKGRIVFDLLYGYQRMVFSELDSYRLDAVGEVELGVGKERYAGDIGDLWEDDPTRLLEYNLRDVELCVELDRQQEIIPFWDEVRSFVGCKLEDAPTPGDAVDMYVLHEAHGRFALPSKGQQEAGDEYEGGAVFEPITGVKENVTVLDLKSLYPMCMTTINASPETKVDPDEYDGETYVAPTGTHFRKEPDGVNREMITELLDEREEKKALRNEHEPGSPEYEQYDRQQGAVKVIMNSLYGVSGWDKFRLYDKEAAAAITATGRDVIEFTDEAANELEYQVTYGDTDSVMLELGPDVPKEDALEQSFEIEEYINERYDDFAIEELNAEEHRFQIEFEKLYRRFFQAGKKKRYAGHITWKEGKDVDDIDIVGFEYQRSDIAPITKEVQHRVIEMIVREGDVEGAKEYVNGIIEDVLAGEISLEEIAIPGGIGKRLDNYDTDTAQVRGAKYANLLLGTNFQRGSKPKRLYLDRVDPSFFERLEDEEGFDARTDPLYGAFKRDPDVICFEYDDQIPEEFEVDYDTMLEKTLQGPIERILEALGVSWEEIKSGQEQKGLDSFM; encoded by the coding sequence ATGACTGAGGCGGGCCAGACCGGGCTCACGGATTTCGGCGACGAGTCCGACGACAGTGACGACCGGCCGGCAGAAGAGGCTGTTGCCGTCGCTGGCAACGGCGGGACCGACGCCGCGGAGGTGATTGACGTCCTCGAGGAGACGCTTCCTGAACCCGAGGGCGACCTCGAACTCGCGGTGATGCAGGTCGATTACACCATCGCCGGCTACGGCGACGAGGAGCGACCGATCATGCACGTTTTCGGGCGCACGCCCGACGGCGAGTTAGAGCACGTCCAGGTGGTCGGCTTCAAACCGTACTTCTATGCGCCGACGGACACGCTTGAGCGACCACCCGAAGAGGCCTACGACCGGCTGACGGGCAGCCGAGAGTTCGATCACGATGGTGAGCCCTACGAGAGTATCCGCGGCGAGAAACTCACCAAAATCTTCGGCCAGACGCCACGGGATGTCGGGCAAGTGCGTGATGACTTCGACCACTACGAGGCCGACATCCTCTTTCCGAACCGGTTTCTGATCGACAAGGACGTCCGGAGCGGGATCCGGGTGCCCGAACGGCGCGCTGACGACGACTCGCTGGTCGTTCCTCACGACGAAGTCGAGGCTGCAGACGTCGACGCCGACCCGCGCATCAACACCTTCGACATCGAGGTCGACGACCGCTCGGGCTTTCCCGAGGACGGTGAAGAACCGATCGTTTGTCTCACCAGCCACGACTCCTATCGCGACGAGTACGTCATGTGGCTCTACGAGGCACCCATCGGCGACGGGCCGATTCCCGGCGAAATAGACGACTACGAGCCGATCGAGGGCGTGATCGACCACGAGGTCCGGAGCTTCGCGGAGGAAGAAGCGATGCTCGAGGCCTTCATCGAGTATATCGACGCAACCGATCCGGATATCCTGACCGGGTGGAACTTCGAGGACTTCGACGCGCCCTATTTCCTTGACCGGCTCGAGGAACTCGCCGGCCCCCACCACGAGTACGATCTCTCGATCGATCGCCTCTCGCGGGTCGACGAGGTCTGGCGCAGCAACTGGGGCGGCCCCGACATCAAGGGGCGGATCGTCTTCGACCTGCTGTATGGCTACCAGCGGATGGTGTTCTCCGAACTCGACTCCTACCGGCTCGACGCCGTCGGCGAAGTCGAACTCGGCGTCGGCAAAGAGCGCTACGCCGGCGACATCGGCGACCTCTGGGAGGACGACCCGACGCGACTGCTCGAGTACAACCTCCGGGACGTGGAACTCTGTGTCGAACTCGATCGCCAGCAGGAGATCATCCCCTTCTGGGACGAAGTGCGGTCGTTCGTCGGCTGTAAACTCGAGGACGCCCCCACCCCCGGCGACGCGGTCGACATGTACGTCCTCCACGAGGCCCACGGTCGTTTCGCGTTGCCCTCGAAGGGCCAACAGGAGGCCGGCGATGAGTACGAGGGCGGCGCGGTGTTCGAGCCGATTACGGGCGTCAAGGAGAACGTCACCGTGCTCGACCTCAAGTCGCTGTATCCGATGTGTATGACGACGATCAACGCCTCGCCGGAGACGAAAGTCGACCCCGACGAGTACGACGGCGAGACCTATGTCGCGCCCACGGGCACACACTTCCGGAAGGAACCGGACGGCGTGAACCGGGAGATGATCACGGAACTGCTCGACGAGCGCGAGGAAAAGAAGGCGCTCCGGAACGAACACGAACCCGGGTCGCCCGAGTACGAGCAGTACGACCGGCAGCAAGGAGCTGTCAAGGTTATTATGAATTCGTTGTACGGTGTGTCGGGATGGGATAAATTCCGTCTCTATGATAAAGAGGCAGCAGCCGCAATTACCGCGACTGGCCGCGACGTCATCGAGTTTACGGACGAAGCGGCAAACGAACTGGAGTATCAAGTTACGTATGGGGACACCGACTCGGTCATGCTCGAGCTCGGCCCCGACGTTCCCAAAGAAGATGCGCTCGAGCAGTCCTTCGAGATCGAGGAGTACATCAACGAACGGTACGACGACTTCGCGATCGAGGAGCTAAACGCTGAGGAGCATCGGTTCCAGATCGAGTTCGAAAAACTCTACCGGCGCTTTTTCCAGGCGGGCAAAAAGAAACGCTACGCTGGCCACATCACCTGGAAGGAAGGCAAAGACGTCGACGACATCGACATCGTCGGCTTCGAATACCAGCGCTCCGACATCGCGCCGATCACCAAGGAAGTGCAACACCGGGTCATCGAGATGATCGTCCGCGAGGGCGACGTGGAAGGTGCCAAGGAGTACGTCAACGGGATCATCGAGGACGTGCTGGCGGGCGAGATTTCGCTCGAGGAGATCGCCATCCCCGGCGGGATCGGCAAGCGACTCGACAACTACGACACCGACACGGCACAGGTCCGCGGGGCGAAGTACGCCAACCTCCTGTTGGGAACCAACTTTCAGCGCGGGAGCAAACCCAAACGGCTGTATCTCGACCGCGTCGATCCCTCGTTCTTCGAGCGTCTCGAGGACGAGGAAGGGTTCGACGCTCGCACGGACCCGCTCTATGGTGCGTTCAAGCGCGATCCGGACGTGATCTGTTTCGAGTACGACGACCAGATCCCCGAGGAGTTCGAAGTCGACTACGATACGATGCTCGAGAAGACGCTCCAGGGCCCGATCGAGCGCATTCTCGAAGCACTGGGCGTCTCGTGGGAGGAGATTAAAAGCGGCCAAGAGCAGAAGGGCCTGGATAGCTTCATGTAG
- a CDS encoding ABC transporter ATP-binding protein — protein MARLELRNLHAEVAEGDEKILEGVDLEVESGEIHALMGPNGSGKSTTAKVIAGHPAYEITDGEVLLHLEDEEFGEDIEIDEDQRTWDLLDLEPNERAALGIFLAFQYPAEIEGVTMTNFLRTALNAKIEEREELFEGEEGDDEDEDEGFETSPMEGPADEGEVGVAEFQEILQEKMKQLDMDEKFAQRYLNAGFSGGEKKQNEVLQAAILEPSIAVLDEIDSGLDIDRLQDVSTGINALRDEQGTGVLQITHYQRILDYVEPDHVHVMLDGQIAKSGGPELAEELEDKGYDWVREEVYGTA, from the coding sequence ATGGCACGTCTCGAACTACGTAACCTGCACGCGGAAGTGGCGGAGGGCGACGAGAAAATTCTCGAGGGCGTCGATCTCGAGGTCGAATCCGGCGAGATCCACGCCCTGATGGGGCCGAACGGCTCCGGGAAGTCGACGACCGCGAAGGTCATCGCCGGCCACCCGGCCTACGAGATCACCGACGGTGAGGTCCTGTTGCACCTCGAGGACGAGGAGTTCGGCGAGGACATCGAGATCGACGAGGACCAGCGCACCTGGGACCTGCTGGATCTCGAGCCGAACGAACGCGCCGCGCTCGGTATTTTCCTCGCCTTCCAGTACCCCGCCGAGATCGAGGGCGTCACGATGACGAACTTCCTTCGCACGGCGCTCAACGCCAAGATCGAAGAGCGCGAGGAGCTCTTTGAGGGCGAGGAGGGTGACGACGAGGACGAGGACGAAGGCTTCGAGACCTCGCCGATGGAAGGTCCCGCGGACGAAGGCGAAGTCGGCGTCGCCGAGTTCCAGGAGATCCTCCAGGAGAAGATGAAGCAACTGGACATGGACGAGAAGTTCGCCCAGCGCTATCTCAACGCTGGCTTCTCCGGTGGGGAGAAAAAGCAGAACGAAGTGTTGCAGGCTGCCATCCTCGAGCCGTCTATTGCTGTCCTCGACGAGATCGACTCCGGGCTCGACATCGACCGCCTGCAGGACGTTTCAACCGGCATCAACGCCTTGCGCGACGAGCAGGGCACCGGCGTCCTCCAGATCACGCACTACCAGCGTATTCTCGACTACGTCGAGCCCGATCACGTCCACGTGATGCTCGACGGCCAGATCGCCAAAAGCGGCGGTCCCGAACTTGCCGAAGAACTCGAGGACAAGGGGTACGACTGGGTCCGCGAGGAAGTCTACGGCACTGCGTAA
- the sufB gene encoding Fe-S cluster assembly protein SufB, protein MSSDQDHLKETDTEARFEFKKEQNAAVKSDKGLTEEVIRMISEDKDEPDWMLERRLRALKQYQNMPMPTDWPGQPDLTELDIEEIVPYIRPDVDKREGVDDWTELPDEIKDTFDKLGIPEAEKNALSGVGAQYESEVVYQNMQEQWEEKGVIFMNMDRAVQEHPDLVKEHFMTSCVPPSDNKFAALHGAVWSGGSFVYVPEGVTVEMPVQAYFRMNSEGMGQFEHTLIIAEEGSEVHYIEGCSAPKYGTHNLHSGGVEVFVGEDAHVQYSTVQNWSKNTFNLNTKRAIVEENGTMEWISGSMGSKATMLYPCSILKGRGATDTHITIAFAGEGQDIDTGAKVYHNAPDTSSTIESKSISKDGGRTNYRGLVHIADGAENSSTAVECDALMFDNESTSDTMPYMEIEESKVDVAHEATVGKIGDEDIFYLQSRGLDDDDAKKMIVAGFIEPITEELPIEYAVELNRLIELEMEGSLG, encoded by the coding sequence ATGAGTTCCGATCAAGACCACCTAAAAGAGACTGACACCGAGGCCCGCTTCGAGTTCAAGAAAGAACAGAACGCCGCGGTCAAATCCGACAAGGGCCTGACCGAGGAGGTCATCCGCATGATCTCCGAGGACAAAGACGAGCCCGACTGGATGCTCGAGCGTCGCCTGCGCGCGCTCAAGCAGTACCAGAACATGCCGATGCCGACGGATTGGCCCGGTCAGCCGGACCTGACCGAACTGGACATCGAGGAGATCGTCCCCTACATCCGCCCGGACGTCGACAAGCGTGAAGGCGTCGACGACTGGACGGAGCTGCCCGACGAGATCAAAGACACCTTCGACAAGCTAGGCATTCCGGAAGCCGAGAAGAACGCCCTCTCGGGCGTCGGCGCCCAGTACGAGTCGGAGGTCGTCTACCAGAACATGCAAGAACAGTGGGAGGAGAAGGGTGTTATCTTCATGAACATGGACCGCGCGGTCCAGGAGCACCCTGACCTCGTCAAAGAGCACTTCATGACTTCCTGTGTGCCGCCAAGCGACAACAAGTTCGCTGCGCTACACGGCGCCGTCTGGTCCGGCGGATCGTTCGTCTACGTCCCCGAGGGCGTCACCGTCGAGATGCCCGTCCAGGCGTACTTCCGCATGAACTCGGAAGGGATGGGCCAGTTCGAGCACACGCTCATCATCGCCGAGGAAGGCTCCGAGGTTCACTACATCGAGGGCTGTTCCGCACCGAAATACGGCACCCACAACCTGCACTCGGGTGGCGTCGAAGTCTTCGTCGGCGAGGACGCTCACGTCCAGTATTCGACCGTCCAGAACTGGTCGAAGAACACGTTCAACCTCAACACCAAGCGCGCCATCGTCGAAGAAAACGGCACGATGGAGTGGATCTCGGGCAGCATGGGCTCGAAAGCCACCATGCTCTACCCGTGTTCGATCCTCAAGGGTCGCGGCGCGACCGACACCCACATCACCATCGCCTTCGCCGGCGAGGGTCAGGACATCGACACCGGCGCGAAGGTCTACCACAACGCGCCAGACACGAGTTCGACCATCGAGTCCAAGTCGATCTCCAAAGACGGCGGTCGCACCAACTACCGCGGCCTCGTCCACATCGCCGACGGTGCCGAGAACTCCTCGACTGCGGTGGAGTGTGACGCGCTGATGTTCGACAACGAGTCCACCTCGGACACCATGCCGTACATGGAGATCGAGGAGTCGAAAGTCGACGTCGCCCACGAGGCGACCGTCGGCAAGATCGGCGACGAGGACATCTTCTACCTCCAGTCCCGTGGGCTGGACGACGACGACGCCAAGAAGATGATCGTCGCCGGCTTCATCGAGCCGATCACGGAAGAACTGCCGATCGAGTACGCGGTCGAACTCAACCGCCTCATCGAACTCGAGATGGAGGGGAGCCTCGGATAA